One window of Campylobacter sp. RM12651 genomic DNA carries:
- a CDS encoding type I restriction-modification system subunit M, translating into MNAKLWDACNTFRGLMDGSDYKDYILTMLFIKYLSDTYTEKTTLLKAKSCGIDSVYKALLNQLDFKLEEHSTFAYLQEHKNATNLGELINTALSSLETLNKEKLEGIFTHIDFNNPSKLGDTQQRNTTLKQLINDFSSLDLRPSCLENKDIIGDAYEYLIAKFASDSGKKGGEFYTPSMVSVLLVELVGIKDGEEIYDPTCGSGSLLLKASQKGTNNFIYGQEKNAQTYALCVMNMFLHNIPNPKIKWGDTLTNPLHLDANGDLRRFSKIVANPPFSLDKWGYDELKEDRFSRFNYGMPPKSKGDYAFLLHMIKSLKNGGTLGVVMPHGVLFRGSSEGKIRASLIKQGYLKAIIGLPSNLFYGTSIPACIMIFSKEQNEKMIFIDASSCYEKGKNQNTLKDIDKILKAYHGNTDINGFCKVVSLDEIEQNDFNLNIPRYVSETQELESIDYAKLKQSIDNLNAKLKEQSTKLDEYLKELGL; encoded by the coding sequence ATAAACGCCAAACTCTGGGACGCGTGCAACACCTTCCGTGGGCTAATGGACGGCAGTGATTACAAAGACTACATTCTCACCATGCTATTTATCAAATACCTAAGCGACACCTACACCGAAAAGACTACCTTGCTAAAAGCCAAAAGCTGTGGCATCGACTCAGTCTACAAAGCCCTACTAAATCAACTAGATTTTAAACTTGAAGAGCATTCAACATTTGCCTACCTACAAGAGCACAAAAACGCCACCAACCTAGGCGAGCTAATCAACACCGCCCTAAGCAGCCTAGAAACGCTAAACAAAGAAAAGCTAGAAGGCATATTCACCCACATAGATTTCAACAACCCTTCCAAGCTAGGCGACACTCAGCAAAGAAACACCACCCTAAAACAGCTCATAAACGACTTTTCAAGCCTTGATTTACGCCCAAGCTGCCTAGAAAACAAAGACATCATAGGCGACGCATACGAGTATCTAATCGCAAAATTCGCAAGCGATTCAGGCAAAAAGGGCGGCGAGTTTTACACCCCTAGCATGGTGAGCGTCCTACTTGTCGAGCTAGTCGGCATCAAAGACGGCGAAGAGATATACGACCCTACTTGTGGCTCAGGCTCACTTTTGCTAAAAGCAAGCCAAAAAGGCACAAACAACTTCATCTACGGACAAGAAAAAAACGCCCAAACCTACGCCCTATGCGTTATGAATATGTTCTTACACAATATCCCAAATCCCAAGATAAAGTGGGGCGACACACTCACAAACCCACTTCACCTAGATGCTAATGGCGATTTAAGACGCTTTAGCAAAATAGTCGCAAACCCACCTTTTAGCCTTGATAAATGGGGCTACGATGAGCTAAAGGAAGATAGATTTTCAAGGTTTAACTACGGTATGCCACCTAAAAGCAAGGGCGATTATGCCTTTTTACTCCACATGATAAAGTCTTTAAAAAACGGCGGAACCTTAGGCGTAGTAATGCCTCACGGAGTGCTATTTCGTGGCTCAAGCGAGGGCAAAATAAGGGCAAGTCTTATAAAACAAGGCTACCTAAAAGCCATCATCGGACTTCCAAGCAACCTTTTTTATGGCACGAGCATACCGGCTTGTATAATGATTTTTAGCAAGGAGCAAAACGAAAAAATGATTTTCATAGACGCAAGTTCTTGCTATGAAAAAGGCAAAAACCAAAACACACTTAAAGACATTGACAAAATCCTAAAAGCCTATCACGGAAATACCGATATAAACGGCTTTTGCAAGGTTGTAAGCCTTGATGAGATAGAGCAAAACGACTTTAACCTAAACATACCAAGATATGTAAGCGAGACACAGGAGCTTGAGAGTATAGACTACGCCAAGCTAAAGCAAAGCATAGACAATCTAAACGCCAAACTAAAAGAGCAAAGCACAAAGCTAGATGAGTATCTAAAGGAGTTAGGACTATGA
- a CDS encoding Fic family protein, with the protein MKNKFHMSLEYNICLAKRNIVDNIYKSARLEGINVTFPQVEAIYNGASVGNLKVDDIVAINNLKYAWYVLFDTISYPEVDFAYICKMNKTIGANLIYQSGYIRQFDVAIGGTTYKPKMPYKEEIIEELNEIQKITNTTQRAITLMLYLMRKQIFSDGNKRTAILCANKVLISNGAGLVNIPVGLINEFKEKLIKYYETNEMKDIMDFTYKNCIDGFNSIEPSIEEKLESEKNDEMFNQYIAKSYKNKLF; encoded by the coding sequence ATGAAAAATAAATTTCATATGAGTTTAGAATACAACATATGTTTAGCAAAAAGAAATATCGTAGATAATATCTATAAAAGTGCGAGACTTGAGGGAATTAATGTAACTTTTCCACAAGTAGAAGCCATTTATAACGGTGCAAGCGTGGGCAATCTAAAGGTAGATGATATTGTAGCTATTAACAACCTTAAATATGCTTGGTATGTTCTTTTTGATACTATAAGTTATCCTGAAGTTGATTTTGCTTATATTTGTAAAATGAACAAGACTATAGGTGCAAATTTAATCTATCAATCAGGCTACATAAGGCAATTTGATGTAGCTATTGGTGGAACAACTTACAAACCTAAAATGCCATATAAAGAAGAAATTATAGAAGAATTAAACGAAATACAAAAAATCACAAACACTACACAAAGAGCAATAACATTAATGTTATATCTAATGAGAAAACAAATATTTAGCGATGGCAACAAACGAACGGCAATTCTATGTGCTAACAAGGTCTTGATTAGCAATGGAGCTGGTTTGGTAAATATTCCAGTCGGATTAATTAACGAGTTTAAAGAAAAATTAATTAAATATTATGAAACAAATGAAATGAAAGATATTATGGATTTTACTTATAAAAATTGTATTGATGGATTTAATAGCATAGAGCCTAGTATTGAAGAAAAGCTTGAGAGTGAAAAAAATGATGAAATGTTTAATCAATACATAGCAAAATCTTATAAAAATAAATTGTTTTAA
- a CDS encoding YkgJ family cysteine cluster protein yields MLDNFPCTACGLCCKSINGVKELEEFNLNGVCMHLADDNTCRIYENRPMVCRVDEYYERFLKKYMSKAKYYNENIKVCNALQDKFKVDKKYKINLIKEI; encoded by the coding sequence ATGTTAGATAATTTTCCATGCACTGCATGTGGCTTATGCTGCAAAAGTATTAACGGAGTAAAAGAACTAGAAGAATTTAATTTAAATGGTGTTTGTATGCACCTAGCAGATGATAATACATGCAGGATTTATGAAAATCGTCCTATGGTTTGTAGGGTTGATGAATATTACGAAAGGTTTCTTAAAAAGTATATGAGTAAGGCTAAATATTACAACGAGAATATAAAAGTCTGCAATGCTTTACAAGATAAATTTAAAGTAGATAAAAAATATAAAATTAATTTAATTAAGGAGATTTAA
- a CDS encoding virulence RhuM family protein, whose translation MNDLQTILYHIKDSDFQISVVIKDETIWATQKAIAELFGVNPPAISKHFKNIFESNELDEKVVISKMETTTKHGAISDKTQTKLTNFYNLDAIISVGYRINSIKATQFRIWTNNVLKSYIIKGFAINEEQLKQSNQIFGKDYFKELLDTIRSIRASERRIWQQITDIFAECSIDYDKNAEITKYFYALVQNKFHYAITGQTAAEIIYNKADSTKEYMGLSTWKNAPNGRILKLDTKVAKNYLSEKEIKQLERAVSGYFDYIEDLVERENTFTMEDFVASIDEFLNFRKYKILKDNGKISHQTAIQKAQTEYDIFNKTQKIQSDFDKSIAKLTRKKS comes from the coding sequence ATGAATGATTTGCAAACAATTTTATACCATATAAAAGATAGTGATTTTCAAATCAGCGTAGTGATAAAAGATGAAACAATATGGGCTACTCAAAAAGCCATAGCAGAGTTGTTTGGAGTAAATCCACCTGCTATTAGTAAGCATTTTAAAAACATCTTTGAAAGCAATGAGCTAGATGAAAAAGTGGTTATTTCCAAAATGGAAACAACCACAAAACACGGAGCCATAAGCGACAAAACCCAAACAAAGCTAACCAACTTTTACAATCTCGATGCGATTATTAGCGTTGGTTATAGAATAAATTCTATAAAAGCCACTCAATTTAGGATTTGGACTAACAATGTTTTAAAATCATACATCATAAAAGGCTTTGCGATAAACGAAGAGCAATTAAAACAATCAAACCAAATATTTGGCAAAGATTATTTCAAAGAACTATTAGACACCATACGCTCAATTAGAGCTAGTGAGCGTCGTATTTGGCAGCAGATTACTGATATTTTTGCAGAATGTAGTATTGATTATGATAAAAACGCAGAAATCACAAAATACTTTTACGCCTTAGTGCAAAACAAATTCCACTATGCTATCACAGGACAAACAGCAGCAGAGATTATCTATAACAAAGCAGATAGTACCAAAGAGTATATGGGACTAAGCACTTGGAAAAACGCTCCAAATGGTAGAATTTTAAAGCTAGATACCAAAGTAGCCAAAAACTACCTAAGCGAAAAAGAGATAAAACAATTAGAAAGAGCAGTTAGTGGGTATTTTGACTATATTGAAGATTTAGTAGAAAGGGAAAATACTTTTACTATGGAAGATTTTGTAGCTAGTATAGATGAGTTTTTAAACTTTAGAAAATACAAGATTTTAAAAGACAATGGCAAAATCTCTCATCAAACAGCCATACAAAAAGCACAAACCGAATACGATATATTTAACAAAACTCAAAAAATCCAATCAGATTTTGACAAAAGCATAGCAAAACTTACAAGGAAAAAATCATGA
- a CDS encoding BspA family leucine-rich repeat surface protein, with product MKKYKPTTKEELLELVRDESIYLGDIDTSLITDMSELFAWSNRKDFSGINEWDTSNVTDMRGMFNDCRNFNQALTFDTSNVTNMNNMFSGCENFNQSLDFNTLKVKDMSSMFFKCESFNQSVSFNTKKVINFEQMFYGCKNFKQKVNFDMSSAIYTECMFDDEYIHELPCVNHSSFRKLILAIKRLCVGDLECIAVLYPKQALGFFKIVMGIYNRFNSTRLFFKNIKRKNSNNQKQYKPKNKKQLEKILYDDSVYLGDINTSLITDMSYLFLGIFRDDFSGIEKWDTSNVVNMDSVFYNCMFFNKKLEWNTSKVTNMNNMFEGCINFNQAIEFDMTNVKHMNNMFKDCINLHPKNLKSFSKDEIIENFYYLAKLPKFIAKNKWVDMKNGKFKPKNKAELRALVYTDDIKLDKIDTSLITDMSYLFTIFDSKRTNFSGINTWDTSKVTNMNNMFAGCKSLEQLPEFYKKFCEENE from the coding sequence ATGAAAAAATACAAACCAACTACAAAAGAAGAATTACTTGAGCTAGTAAGAGATGAGAGTATTTATTTAGGCGATATTGATACGAGCTTGATTACTGATATGAGTGAACTTTTTGCTTGGAGTAATAGAAAAGACTTCAGTGGTATAAATGAGTGGGATACCAGCAATGTAACTGATATGAGAGGTATGTTTAATGATTGCAGGAACTTCAATCAAGCTTTAACATTTGATACTTCTAATGTAACTAATATGAATAATATGTTTAGTGGTTGCGAAAATTTTAATCAAAGCTTAGATTTTAATACCTTAAAAGTAAAAGATATGAGCTCTATGTTTTTTAAGTGCGAAAGCTTTAATCAATCTGTAAGCTTTAACACTAAAAAAGTAATCAATTTTGAGCAAATGTTTTATGGTTGTAAAAACTTCAAACAAAAAGTAAATTTTGATATGAGTAGTGCTATTTATACTGAGTGTATGTTTGATGATGAGTATATACACGAGCTACCTTGCGTAAATCACTCATCATTTAGAAAGCTTATCCTAGCTATAAAAAGGCTTTGTGTAGGTGATTTAGAATGTATTGCAGTTTTGTACCCAAAACAAGCTTTAGGATTTTTTAAGATAGTAATGGGAATTTATAATCGCTTTAACTCTACACGCTTATTTTTCAAAAATATAAAAAGAAAAAACTCAAATAATCAAAAGCAATACAAGCCAAAAAACAAAAAACAACTAGAAAAGATATTATATGATGATAGTGTTTATTTAGGAGACATTAATACAAGTCTTATTACAGATATGAGCTATCTTTTTCTAGGTATTTTTAGGGATGATTTTAGTGGTATAGAAAAGTGGGATACAAGCAATGTAGTTAATATGGATAGTGTGTTTTATAATTGTATGTTTTTTAACAAAAAGTTAGAGTGGAATACAAGTAAAGTAACTAATATGAATAATATGTTTGAAGGTTGCATAAACTTTAATCAAGCAATTGAGTTTGATATGACAAATGTAAAGCATATGAATAATATGTTTAAAGATTGTATCAATTTGCATCCTAAAAATCTAAAAAGTTTCAGTAAAGATGAGATTATTGAAAACTTTTATTATTTAGCAAAACTTCCAAAGTTTATTGCTAAAAATAAGTGGGTAGATATGAAAAATGGCAAATTTAAACCAAAAAACAAAGCTGAGTTAAGGGCATTAGTTTATACTGATGATATTAAACTAGATAAGATTGATACAAGTTTAATCACAGATATGAGTTATTTATTTACTATATTTGATAGTAAAAGGACAAATTTTAGCGGAATAAATACTTGGGATACAAGTAAGGTAACTAATATGAACAATATGTTTGCAGGTTGTAAGAGTTTGGAGCAATTACCTGAGTTTTATAAGAAATTTTGCGAAGAAAACGAATAA
- a CDS encoding restriction endonuclease yields the protein MSDNNAKKRYFAIKNSIEFKKQEELNSNYEDILKSYEKELDEAILKVVNKYKFSEILSSKMPNYHKITKSIIYKAESENEKKGRLYELKIKKYYEEQGYKVFPHGFINGKNDGGIDLVCYKENECVLIQCKNHKSQIGQDLLRKFLGDCAVFVNENEKMLKNKTIKKVFISSSEPRASAEYYLNNYKDLIEYLNIEE from the coding sequence ATGAGTGATAATAATGCTAAAAAAAGATATTTTGCTATCAAAAATAGCATAGAATTTAAAAAACAAGAAGAATTAAATTCTAACTATGAAGATATCTTAAAATCTTATGAAAAAGAGCTTGACGAAGCGATTTTGAAAGTTGTTAATAAGTATAAATTTAGTGAAATTTTAAGCAGTAAAATGCCAAATTATCACAAAATAACAAAATCTATAATCTACAAAGCAGAAAGCGAAAATGAAAAAAAGGGCAGATTATATGAATTAAAAATTAAAAAGTATTACGAAGAGCAAGGCTACAAGGTCTTTCCACACGGCTTTATAAATGGTAAAAACGATGGCGGGATAGATTTGGTTTGTTATAAAGAAAATGAGTGTGTATTAATTCAGTGCAAAAATCACAAAAGCCAAATAGGTCAAGATTTGTTAAGGAAATTTTTAGGTGATTGTGCTGTTTTTGTTAATGAGAATGAAAAAATGCTTAAAAATAAAACTATTAAAAAAGTTTTTATAAGTTCAAGTGAGCCAAGAGCAAGTGCTGAATATTATTTAAATAATTATAAGGATTTAATAGAGTATTTAAATATTGAAGAATAG
- a CDS encoding DUF1561 family protein, with protein MKKLILILFYLSTIFANSVPQTPANTIQDKHLIIKAHDNKTFCLAPRQVHDRVIIGMLDCKQAVDTRYDLYKRLAFKYKDNWLCASLSDRFKSGQTKQDFFELKPCVLNDKSQWFNITDTFSLPAYIDVEVKESEYNLLATKNKNANKITIDNSEMKQWLQAVPPPINYALKTSIYFRSKSNNKLELFYITKNGASKTPFNFYYDITSGKIALFNPSSGTFECLETNLSNQDASFLKFSKCNFYGFENRFYWNLNLFENSYILDINKNILDVSRGSELGKLFISDINYYKTHLSPSVLLDGKLSFDFSVYELRNFNARNLGLFSSHCGAERRTKREVISNSLANFDPLQANWKARLLSIARTTDSSTDASGICGICMLHTYEIVSLLTQVYPHSPILNYSSTGYLFDYMDNVSPFTTFARRNPAMYNLMGEALELWGQQLALGEGLYSRGIRAIWALTSSILPRQEWSLSTITTQDNLRAQLRGILNSPAGSLYIALMSLDNGIAHAVPIIITNNGAVVIPTNAQNISEEDFTSFIAPTQDEHTLLRNLSANNRYNIQAISLIGLAGNRDNIFEEYLNQFDCTGGGDFRRGNGHILNPNHADTCDNDRCDLMEIEHNF; from the coding sequence ATGAAAAAACTTATATTAATATTATTTTACCTTTCTACAATATTTGCAAATAGCGTCCCGCAAACTCCAGCCAACACAATACAAGATAAGCATTTAATCATAAAAGCTCACGATAATAAAACTTTTTGTCTAGCTCCAAGACAAGTGCATGATAGGGTTATAATCGGTATGCTAGATTGCAAACAAGCAGTAGATACGAGATATGATTTATACAAAAGACTTGCTTTTAAATATAAAGACAATTGGCTATGTGCAAGTCTTAGCGATAGGTTTAAAAGCGGACAAACTAAACAAGATTTCTTTGAATTAAAGCCTTGTGTTTTAAACGATAAATCTCAATGGTTTAACATAACAGATACCTTTAGCTTACCAGCTTACATTGATGTAGAAGTAAAAGAAAGCGAATATAATTTACTAGCTACAAAAAACAAAAACGCCAATAAGATAACCATAGATAATAGCGAAATGAAGCAGTGGCTACAAGCAGTTCCACCGCCTATTAATTACGCTCTTAAAACTTCTATATATTTTCGTTCAAAATCAAATAATAAATTAGAACTATTTTATATTACAAAAAATGGAGCTTCAAAAACACCATTTAATTTTTATTACGATATTACAAGCGGTAAAATAGCTCTTTTTAACCCTAGCAGTGGGACTTTTGAGTGCCTTGAAACTAATCTTAGCAATCAAGACGCTAGTTTTTTAAAGTTTTCTAAATGTAATTTTTACGGATTTGAAAATAGATTTTATTGGAATTTAAATTTATTTGAAAATTCTTATATATTAGATATTAATAAAAATATTTTAGATGTTTCAAGGGGCAGTGAATTAGGAAAATTATTTATAAGTGATATAAATTATTATAAAACCCATTTATCTCCTAGCGTTTTATTAGATGGTAAATTATCATTTGACTTTAGCGTCTATGAATTACGGAATTTTAACGCAAGAAATTTAGGGCTTTTCTCTAGCCATTGTGGTGCAGAAAGAAGAACAAAACGAGAAGTTATATCAAATAGCTTAGCTAATTTTGACCCTTTACAAGCAAATTGGAAAGCACGATTATTAAGCATTGCAAGGACTACTGATAGCAGCACTGATGCTAGTGGGATTTGCGGAATTTGTATGCTACATACTTATGAAATAGTTTCTTTACTAACTCAAGTATATCCACATAGTCCTATATTAAATTATAGTTCTACTGGATATTTATTTGATTATATGGACAATGTATCTCCATTTACTACATTTGCTAGAAGAAACCCTGCGATGTATAATTTAATGGGTGAAGCACTTGAGTTATGGGGACAACAATTGGCTTTAGGTGAAGGACTGTATTCAAGGGGTATTAGGGCGATTTGGGCTTTAACTAGCAGTATTTTGCCAAGACAAGAATGGAGCCTTAGCACTATCACAACTCAAGATAATTTAAGAGCTCAATTAAGGGGTATTTTAAATTCTCCTGCTGGTTCTTTATATATTGCATTAATGAGTTTAGATAACGGCATAGCACACGCAGTTCCTATCATCATTACAAACAACGGAGCAGTAGTAATCCCAACAAATGCTCAAAACATAAGCGAAGAAGATTTTACAAGCTTTATAGCGCCTACACAAGATGAGCATACTTTGTTAAGAAACCTATCTGCTAATAATAGATACAACATACAAGCCATTAGCTTAATTGGTTTAGCTGGTAATAGGGATAATATATTTGAAGAATATTTAAATCAATTTGATTGCACTGGTGGTGGTGATTTTAGACGAGGAAATGGACATATACTAAATCCTAATCACGCTGATACTTGTGATAATGATAGATGTGATTTGATGGAGATTGAGCATAATTTTTAA
- a CDS encoding restriction endonuclease subunit S has product MKQVLLEDIADLNMGLVLARRKSQEKTPFSYRLLSLKAFDEDYIKDEFIDEFYATQSLENHYLVRENDIVIRLRLPLTAHVINQNEFLISSHMLKITLKDTKAFNPYFVAEIINHSRLENLAEGQALRLLNVKDIKSITIPYIEIDRQNKFANIFKTINERKQTLNELITKEETLKTIILKEILNG; this is encoded by the coding sequence TTGAAACAAGTTTTACTAGAAGACATTGCAGATTTAAACATGGGTTTAGTTCTAGCAAGAAGAAAGTCCCAAGAAAAAACACCGTTTTCATATAGATTATTAAGCCTAAAAGCATTTGATGAAGATTATATAAAAGATGAATTTATAGATGAATTTTACGCTACACAAAGTCTAGAAAATCATTATTTGGTAAGAGAAAATGATATTGTTATAAGATTAAGGCTCCCGCTAACAGCACATGTAATAAACCAAAATGAATTTTTGATTTCATCACACATGTTAAAAATCACTTTAAAGGATACAAAAGCCTTCAACCCATATTTTGTAGCTGAAATAATCAACCACTCAAGACTAGAAAACCTAGCAGAAGGTCAAGCATTAAGGCTCTTAAATGTAAAAGATATAAAAAGCATAACAATTCCATATATTGAGATAGATAGGCAAAATAAATTTGCCAATATTTTTAAAACTATCAACGAACGCAAACAAACTCTAAACGAGCTAATTACAAAAGAAGAAACCCTAAAAACAATAATTTTAAAGGAGATTTTAAATGGTTAA
- a CDS encoding BspA family leucine-rich repeat surface protein — MKKYKPTTKEELLELVRDESIYLGDIDTSLITDMSELFYNSLRADFSGINEWDTSNVDDMCFMFYYCKNFNQPLNFNTRNVKSMSCMFCGCENFNQPLNFNTRNVEGMNSMFEGCEKLNQVFDFDISNVDALESIFKGCYEMNSSFFEKFEINELFEYFYDCEPAMKLVIQYFKNNIVINHKLKPTSKEKLKRFVYSNVLDLSEVDTSLITDMSGLFEDSFRKDFSGINTWDTSNVTDMSSMFSGCDNFNSPLWFDTKNVTNMSDMFNGCENFNQYLSFNTSNVTNMNSMFLHCSSFDKTLKFDTKNVTDMSSMFGCCDNFNAPLWFDTKNVKKMSCMFYDCSNFNQPLSFDTRNVINMSSMFKDCKNFNQKLDFDTSKVLSMKNMFEGCESLEQLPEFYK; from the coding sequence ATGAAAAAATACAAACCAACTACAAAAGAAGAATTACTTGAGCTAGTAAGAGATGAGAGTATTTATCTAGGCGATATTGATACGAGCCTTATAACCGATATGAGTGAGCTTTTTTATAATAGTTTAAGAGCTGATTTTAGTGGTATAAATGAGTGGGATACTAGCAATGTAGATGATATGTGCTTTATGTTTTATTATTGTAAGAATTTCAATCAACCTTTAAATTTTAATACTAGAAATGTTAAGAGTATGAGTTGTATGTTTTGTGGTTGTGAAAACTTTAACCAACCTTTAAATTTTAATACTAGAAATGTTGAGGGTATGAACTCTATGTTTGAGGGTTGCGAAAAATTAAATCAAGTTTTTGATTTTGATATAAGTAATGTTGATGCTTTAGAAAGCATATTTAAAGGTTGTTATGAAATGAATTCAAGCTTTTTTGAAAAGTTTGAGATAAATGAGTTATTTGAATATTTTTATGATTGTGAACCTGCTATGAAGCTTGTTATACAATATTTTAAAAACAATATAGTAATAAATCATAAATTGAAGCCTACAAGTAAAGAAAAACTAAAAAGATTTGTTTATTCTAATGTTTTAGATTTGAGTGAAGTTGATACGAGTTTGATTACTGATATGAGTGGGCTTTTTGAAGATAGCTTTAGAAAGGATTTTTCTGGGATAAATACTTGGGATACCAGCAATGTAACTGATATGAGCTCAATGTTTAGCGGTTGTGATAATTTCAACTCTCCTTTATGGTTTGATACTAAAAATGTAACAAATATGAGTGATATGTTTAATGGATGTGAGAATTTCAATCAATACCTTAGCTTTAATACTAGTAATGTAACAAATATGAATAGTATGTTTCTTCATTGTAGTAGTTTTGATAAAACACTTAAATTTGATACCAAAAATGTAACTGATATGAGCTCAATGTTTGGCTGTTGTGATAATTTTAACGCTCCTTTATGGTTTGATACTAAAAATGTAAAAAAAATGAGCTGTATGTTTTATGATTGTAGCAATTTTAATCAACCCTTGAGTTTTGATACAAGAAATGTGATTAATATGAGCAGTATGTTTAAAGATTGTAAAAACTTTAATCAAAAACTTGATTTTGATACTAGTAAAGTATTAAGTATGAAAAATATGTTTGAAGGTTGCGAGAGTTTGGAGCAATTACCTGAGTTTTACAAGTAA
- a CDS encoding restriction endonuclease subunit S — MSMPKGWEEVRLGDIATFSKGKGISKKDISENGIPCIRYGELYTTYNEIIDNVYSKTNLDEKDLVLSEKNDIIIPASGETAIDISKASCVMLDGIALGGDLNIIKTKQNGAFLSYYLNSVAKLDIARLAQGISVMHLYGSQLATLTIKLPPLKEQVKIAEILSSCDEHIKNLKNLKSELEKEKLHLMNELLSGKTRFANFTTPWQEVTLNDLGATYNGLSGKKAKDFEDGNSNYITYKNIFDNRVVKTSIFEKVKINDDEKQNLVKKGDIFFTTSSETPHEVGTSSVILEECENLYLNSFCFGFRPNESINSEYASFYFRSSIFREKLTKLAQGSTRYNLSKTEFLKIKIQLPSLEEQKKIGEVLSACDERLECLNELITTQTTLKSHLLTELLTGNIRV, encoded by the coding sequence ATGAGTATGCCAAAGGGCTGGGAAGAAGTAAGGCTGGGGGATATAGCTACTTTTTCAAAAGGTAAAGGTATATCTAAAAAAGATATAAGTGAAAATGGTATTCCTTGCATAAGATACGGCGAGTTATATACAACTTACAATGAGATTATTGATAATGTTTATTCAAAGACAAACCTTGATGAAAAAGATTTAGTTTTGAGCGAGAAAAACGACATTATAATTCCTGCATCAGGTGAGACTGCCATAGATATTTCAAAGGCTTCTTGCGTAATGCTTGATGGAATTGCGTTAGGTGGGGATTTAAATATTATTAAGACAAAACAAAATGGAGCTTTTTTATCATATTATTTAAATTCGGTGGCAAAGTTGGATATTGCAAGATTAGCTCAAGGTATTTCGGTGATGCATTTGTATGGTAGTCAATTAGCAACTTTAACAATAAAACTCCCACCACTAAAAGAACAAGTTAAAATCGCTGAGATTTTAAGTAGTTGTGATGAGCATATAAAAAATCTAAAGAATTTGAAATCGGAATTAGAAAAAGAAAAACTCCACCTAATGAACGAGCTACTAAGTGGCAAAACCCGTTTTGCCAACTTCACCACCCCTTGGCAAGAAGTAACTCTTAATGATTTAGGTGCAACCTACAATGGGCTTTCAGGTAAAAAAGCAAAAGATTTTGAAGATGGTAATTCAAACTATATTACATATAAAAATATTTTTGATAATAGGGTTGTAAAAACAAGCATTTTTGAAAAAGTCAAAATCAATGATGATGAAAAACAAAATTTAGTAAAAAAGGGAGATATATTCTTTACCACTTCATCGGAAACTCCACATGAAGTAGGAACTTCATCTGTTATTTTAGAAGAATGTGAAAATTTATATTTAAATAGTTTTTGCTTTGGTTTTAGACCTAACGAAAGTATAAATTCTGAATACGCTAGTTTTTATTTTAGGAGTTCTATTTTTAGGGAAAAATTAACGAAATTAGCACAAGGTAGCACGAGATACAACCTATCTAAAACTGAATTTTTAAAAATAAAAATACAACTCCCAAGCCTAGAAGAGCAGAAGAAGATAGGGGAAGTCTTAAGTGCGTGTGATGAGCGTTTGGAGTGTCTAAATGAGCTAATAACAACCCAAACCACCCTCAAATCCCACCTCCTCACCGAACTCCTAACTGGAAACATTAGGGTGTAA